A region of Oncorhynchus kisutch isolate 150728-3 linkage group LG29, Okis_V2, whole genome shotgun sequence DNA encodes the following proteins:
- the LOC109874336 gene encoding choline-phosphate cytidylyltransferase B-like → MVGRRRGSRATRGSQKPQQQSTGGPRKRLREPALFAKEAGYESEVPHEKLTIAQAKRGTPAIRPVRVYADGIFDLFHSGHARALMQAKNLFPNTHLIVGVCSDDLTHRYKGYTVMTESERYEALIHCRYVDEVVRDAPWTLSPDFLKKHKIDFVAHDDIPYTSAGSEDVYKHIKEAGMFVATQRTDGISTSDLITRIVRDYDLYVRRNLQRGYTASDLNVSFIREKKIRLQNQVDRMKETVKTVEEKSKHFVHSVEEKSQDLIHKWEEKSREFISNFLESFGPGGAWHVIQEKSGRMLQALSPYTSPVASPRGSPSSSPTRGRSPSPPSPQSPRSPRSSATYPKGASAHPSTSLSSMSEGDDDEKETALSLKHSVYR, encoded by the exons ATGGTGGGAAGGAGACGCGGCTCCAGAGCCACCAGGGGGTCCCAGAAGCCCCAACAGCAAAGCACAGGGGGACCCCGCAAG AGGCTGAGAGAGCCAGCATTATTTGCCAAGGAAGCAGGATATGAGTCGGAGGTCCCTCATGAAAAGCTGACCATCGCCCAAGCCAAGAGAGGCACACCAG CAATCCGACCGGTCCGAGTCTATGCTGATGGGATCTTTGACCTCTTCCACTCTGGACATGCTCGCGCTCTGATGCAAGCCAAGAACCTGTTCCCCAACACACATCTCATAGTGGGAG TCTGCAGTGATGATCTCACACACCGGTATAAGGGCTACACGGTGATGACAGAGTCTGAGCGCTACGAAGCCCTGATACACTGTCGCTATGTGGATGAGGTGGTACGGGACGCTCCCTGGACCCTCAGCCCTGACTTCCTGAAGAAACATAAG ATTGACTTTGTAGCGCATGATGATATCCCATACACCTCTGCTGGATCAGAGGATGTCTACAAACACATCAAGGAAGCAG GGATGTTCGTGGCCACACAGAGGACAGACGGCATCTCTACATCTGACCTCATCACCAGGATAGTGAGAGACTACGACCTCTATGTCCGACGCAACCTGCAGAGAGGCTACACAGCCAGTGACCTCAACGTTAGCTTCATCAGG GAGAAGAAAATCCGTCTTCAAAACCAGGTGGATCGTATGAAGGAGACGGTAAAGACAGTAGAGGAGAAGTCCAAGCACTTTGTGCACTCGGTGGAAGAGAAGAGCCAAGACCTCATCCACAAGTGGGAGGAGAAGTCTCGGGAGTTCATTAGTAATTTCCTGGAGTCGTTTGGTCCAGGTGGAGCGTGG CATGTGATCCAGGAGAAAAGTGGTCGCATGCTCCAGGCTCTGTCACCCTACACATCGCCCGTCGCCTCGCCCCGTGGCTCCCCCAGCAGCAGCCCCACCAGAGGGCGCTCCCCATCGCCTCCCTCCCCTCAATCCCCTCGTTCTCCTCGTTCCTCCGCCACCTACCCCAAGGGTGCCTCTGCCCATCCCTCAACTTCCCTCAGCAGCATGAGTGAGGGGGATGACGACGAGAAAGAGACAGCACTGTCCCTCAAACACTcagtgtacaggtaa